The Grimontia kaedaensis genome has a window encoding:
- a CDS encoding winged helix-turn-helix domain-containing protein — protein sequence MPSLIREENMYRYFFDRLKKTIFNNSTGEVSKLSISESMILSHLIENKDNEVEKSDLIAAGWPMRVVGPNSLTMAIKAIRQALSDKGEIIETLPGKGYMLHSGFIQDSLDAKIGDAPNVKDSTTTPLTACENNESVECFHECEEIKSVPHKRENVIHNKKIKLTLITLIFFIYALSFFVSFVLQSHQASLECMTVDGKIVCSTSSDIGDISGLEDGEYLYGHYNGESEASFKKVE from the coding sequence GTGCCTTCATTGATTCGAGAAGAAAATATGTACAGATACTTTTTTGATAGGTTGAAAAAAACCATTTTTAACAATAGTACTGGAGAAGTGTCGAAGCTAAGTATATCTGAATCAATGATACTCTCTCATCTTATTGAAAATAAAGATAATGAGGTCGAAAAATCAGATCTCATTGCTGCTGGTTGGCCGATGCGAGTGGTAGGTCCAAACTCTTTGACAATGGCAATAAAAGCCATTCGCCAAGCACTTTCAGACAAAGGTGAAATAATAGAAACGCTGCCCGGTAAAGGGTATATGCTTCACTCTGGCTTCATACAGGATAGTTTAGATGCAAAAATAGGCGATGCGCCTAATGTTAAAGACAGTACGACAACACCACTAACTGCATGTGAAAATAACGAATCGGTCGAATGCTTTCATGAATGTGAAGAAATTAAATCAGTACCTCATAAAAGAGAAAATGTAATTCACAATAAGAAAATAAAATTAACCTTAATTACATTAATATTTTTCATTTATGCATTATCTTTTTTTGTTTCTTTTGTTTTGCAATCCCATCAAGCATCACTTGAATGTATGACTGTTGACGGTAAAATCGTTTGTTCCACCAGTAGCGATATAGGGGACATTTCAGGGTTAGAAGATGGTGAATACCTATATGGACACTATAATGGCGAATCTGAAGCATCATTTAAAAAAGTCGAATAG
- a CDS encoding outer membrane beta-barrel protein, protein MIIALIMSSITMPTLASVSDGDVYIFGGGRSGVDLIGFSLGSGYIINEYTSVETSYAYGDNKETADYVLGHTKISRTGHFDAVFGLDANPFLRPYIKLGAAYNKSKRTANEPNNKVTTFRDSEFRPHVATGLQFSAPSLSENIFANLEYNQYIGRHSQFNNWGTVTLGYTF, encoded by the coding sequence ATGATTATTGCTTTAATTATGTCATCAATTACAATGCCGACACTTGCAAGTGTTAGTGACGGTGATGTTTATATTTTTGGCGGCGGAAGGAGTGGAGTTGACCTGATCGGATTTTCGCTAGGTTCTGGTTATATCATCAATGAATATACTTCGGTTGAAACCTCTTATGCCTATGGTGACAATAAAGAAACGGCAGACTACGTACTCGGCCACACTAAAATTAGTCGTACGGGACATTTTGATGCCGTATTTGGCCTTGATGCCAACCCCTTTCTGCGTCCGTACATCAAACTAGGCGCTGCGTACAATAAAAGTAAGCGCACGGCTAACGAACCAAATAATAAAGTCACCACCTTCCGTGATAGTGAATTTAGACCACATGTTGCAACAGGTTTGCAGTTCTCCGCCCCATCATTGAGTGAGAATATTTTCGCCAACTTAGAATATAACCAATATATCGGAAGACATTCTCAATTCAATAACTGGGGAACTGTAACCTTAGGTTATACCTTCTAA